In Arsenicicoccus sp. oral taxon 190, the following are encoded in one genomic region:
- a CDS encoding dolichyl-phosphate-mannose--protein mannosyltransferase, producing the protein MRRVTPPDDLQARLRERLVGRPLTDTLRAWLLIGAVTVVGGFLRMWQVGRPHELIFDETYYVKEGLGLLKSGVELTPKPSMTSHDVPFTHGTTDVFGTAGNFVVHPPFGKWCIAVGEMIFGPTSAFGWRFTVALMGTLSILMLGLVARQLFRSTLLGVTAAVLLAVEGHHFVHSRTSLLDMILMFWTLAAFCALVLDREMARRRLADRAAALIRQGRDVSRGRITLGLRPWRLLAAVLLGLAIGTKWSGGFYFAALGLLTVAWDMSARRAVGERHWAGNGVVDGIGAFFSMTALVGATYLAGWTGWLRSSNGYGRHWADTHPADPLWSWVPGSLRSLLHYHQDMYTAARSIVQPHPYMTNPWSWLVQGRPTSFYWQNPKRGEQGCTVDSCAKAITSVGTPTIWWFGVAALVVLVALWLLRRDWRAGAIVVCLAAGLLPWFFYQDRTIFTFYSIVFVPYLVLAVTMVLGLVIGGRTASPQRRRVGFVATGTFVALSVACFAFFWPVYTAQVIPYADWQLRMWFPSWI; encoded by the coding sequence ATGAGGCGCGTGACGCCTCCCGACGACCTCCAGGCCCGGCTGCGCGAGCGGCTCGTCGGGCGCCCCCTGACGGACACGCTGCGGGCCTGGCTGCTGATCGGGGCCGTCACCGTCGTCGGAGGCTTCCTGCGGATGTGGCAGGTGGGCCGGCCGCACGAGCTGATCTTCGACGAGACCTACTACGTCAAGGAAGGGTTGGGGCTGCTCAAGAGCGGCGTGGAGCTGACCCCCAAGCCGTCCATGACCAGCCACGACGTGCCGTTCACCCACGGCACCACGGACGTCTTCGGGACCGCCGGCAACTTCGTGGTGCACCCGCCGTTCGGCAAGTGGTGCATCGCCGTCGGCGAGATGATCTTCGGCCCCACGAGCGCCTTCGGGTGGCGGTTCACCGTGGCGCTGATGGGCACCCTGTCCATCCTCATGCTCGGTCTGGTGGCGCGGCAGCTCTTCCGCTCCACGCTGCTCGGCGTGACCGCCGCGGTCCTGCTGGCGGTCGAGGGCCACCACTTCGTGCACTCCCGGACGTCGCTGCTCGACATGATCCTGATGTTCTGGACGCTCGCGGCCTTCTGCGCGCTGGTGCTGGACCGCGAGATGGCCCGCCGCCGGCTCGCCGACCGCGCCGCCGCGCTGATCCGGCAGGGCCGCGACGTGTCGCGGGGGCGGATCACCCTGGGCCTGCGCCCCTGGCGGCTGCTGGCCGCCGTGCTGCTCGGCCTCGCGATCGGCACGAAGTGGTCGGGCGGGTTCTACTTCGCCGCGCTGGGTCTGCTCACCGTGGCCTGGGACATGTCCGCCCGCCGCGCCGTCGGCGAGCGGCACTGGGCCGGCAACGGCGTGGTCGACGGGATCGGCGCGTTCTTCTCCATGACCGCGCTGGTCGGCGCCACCTACCTGGCCGGGTGGACCGGCTGGCTGCGCAGCAGCAACGGCTACGGCCGGCACTGGGCGGACACCCACCCCGCTGACCCCCTGTGGTCCTGGGTGCCGGGGTCGCTGCGGTCGCTGCTCCACTACCACCAGGACATGTACACCGCTGCCCGGTCGATCGTGCAGCCCCACCCCTACATGACCAACCCCTGGTCCTGGCTCGTGCAGGGCCGCCCGACGTCCTTCTACTGGCAGAACCCCAAGCGCGGCGAGCAGGGCTGCACCGTCGACTCCTGCGCCAAAGCGATCACCTCCGTCGGGACGCCCACGATCTGGTGGTTCGGCGTCGCGGCGCTGGTCGTGCTGGTGGCGCTGTGGCTGCTGCGGCGCGACTGGCGGGCGGGGGCGATCGTGGTGTGCCTCGCGGCGGGCCTCCTGCCGTGGTTCTTCTACCAGGACCGCACGATCTTCACATTCTACTCGATCGTCTTCGTGCCCTACCTCGTGCTGGCGGTGACCATGGTGCTGGGCCTGGTGATCGGCGGCCGCACGGCGTCACCGCAGCGCCGGCGGGTCGGCTTCGTGGCGACCGGGACCTTCGTCGCCCTGTCGGTGGCGTGCTTCGCGTTCTTCTGGCCCGTCTACACCGCCCAGGTCATCCCGTATGCCGACTGGCAGCTGCGGATGTGGTTCCCCTCCTGGATCTGA
- a CDS encoding PH domain-containing protein → MSDQPQVMAGDVAVAETPWRRLSPRMLLIHPLRAVKDLLPALIPALLVGNTRSASGEWWNIGVGVLVLGLAVVTWATTTFRVADGRVQQRKGLLKRETLLVPVDRVRSVDLSASPLHRVLGLTTARIGTGVGGGRPVVLDGLTTEQAQTLRRELLARAAVVQAQDAAEGMPAATGAATGAATGEATTIGAGADELGEGEVLSRFSPSWVRYAPLSTSGLLIALAIFGFANQLASQVLTEDQWSQVATEAERVGAAGVILVGAVVLVVFVLLCAVVAYLLAFWGHTVTRPSPDRLHIRRGLLTVRSTTLDLDRLRGVAMGESLPMRWARAATLKAVTTGVGGREADAGVGQGSGSGLLPPAPRARVRELAARVLGDDALQTPLVRHGRVARRRRWTRALLVGALAVVPGLLLVLAWDQSWWWLAPGGLLLLAAPALAEDRYRSLGHAVRRSTVRGPQLVVRRGSVHRSTVALDGDGVVGWTLRETFWQRRGGVGTLIAATAAGSQHYDVVDLPREQAWQVAAAVTPEVFRAQQR, encoded by the coding sequence GTGAGCGACCAGCCGCAGGTGATGGCCGGCGACGTCGCGGTGGCCGAGACCCCCTGGCGCCGGCTGAGCCCCCGGATGCTGCTGATCCACCCGTTGCGCGCCGTCAAGGACCTGCTGCCCGCGCTGATCCCGGCGCTGCTCGTCGGCAACACCCGCTCCGCGAGCGGGGAGTGGTGGAACATCGGCGTCGGTGTCCTCGTGCTGGGGCTGGCAGTGGTGACCTGGGCGACCACGACCTTCCGCGTCGCGGACGGGCGCGTGCAGCAGCGCAAGGGCCTGCTCAAGCGCGAGACCCTCCTGGTGCCCGTGGACCGGGTCAGGTCGGTGGACCTGTCGGCGTCGCCGCTGCACCGGGTGCTCGGCCTGACCACGGCCCGCATCGGGACCGGTGTCGGCGGCGGCAGGCCCGTGGTGCTGGACGGCCTCACGACGGAGCAGGCGCAAACGCTGCGCCGCGAGCTGCTGGCCCGCGCCGCCGTGGTGCAGGCCCAGGACGCCGCGGAGGGCATGCCCGCAGCGACCGGCGCGGCGACGGGCGCGGCGACGGGCGAGGCGACGACGATCGGGGCGGGCGCGGACGAGCTGGGGGAGGGCGAGGTGCTGTCGCGCTTCTCGCCGTCCTGGGTGCGCTACGCCCCGCTCAGCACCAGCGGCCTCCTCATCGCGCTCGCGATCTTCGGGTTCGCCAACCAGCTGGCCTCCCAGGTGCTCACCGAGGACCAGTGGTCCCAGGTCGCGACCGAGGCGGAGCGGGTCGGCGCGGCGGGGGTCATCCTCGTCGGCGCGGTCGTGCTGGTGGTCTTCGTGCTGCTGTGCGCGGTGGTCGCCTACCTGCTGGCCTTCTGGGGGCACACCGTGACCCGGCCCTCACCGGACCGGCTGCACATCCGCCGCGGCCTCCTCACGGTCCGCTCCACCACGCTCGACCTCGACCGGCTGCGGGGCGTGGCGATGGGGGAGAGCCTGCCCATGCGGTGGGCCCGCGCCGCCACCCTCAAGGCCGTCACGACCGGGGTGGGGGGCCGCGAGGCGGACGCCGGGGTCGGGCAGGGCTCGGGCTCGGGGCTGCTGCCGCCGGCGCCCCGCGCGCGGGTGCGCGAGCTGGCCGCGAGGGTCCTCGGCGACGACGCCCTGCAGACCCCGCTGGTCCGGCACGGCCGGGTCGCGCGGCGCCGCCGCTGGACCCGGGCGCTGCTCGTCGGCGCGCTCGCGGTCGTCCCGGGCCTGTTGCTGGTGCTCGCCTGGGACCAGTCGTGGTGGTGGCTCGCGCCCGGCGGCCTGCTGCTGCTGGCCGCGCCTGCGCTGGCCGAGGACCGCTACCGATCCCTCGGCCATGCCGTGCGACGCAGCACGGTGCGCGGACCCCAGCTCGTCGTGCGCCGCGGCTCGGTGCACCGCAGCACCGTCGCGCTCGACGGGGACGGTGTAGTCGGCTGGACGCTGCGGGAGACCTTCTGGCAGCGCCGTGGTGGGGTGGGGACCCTCATCGCCGCGACGGCTGCGGGGTCGCAGCACTACGACGTGGTCGACCTGCCGCGCGAGCAGGCGTGGCAGGTGGCGGCCGCGGTCACGCCGGAGGTCTTCCGGGCGCAGCAGCGCTGA
- a CDS encoding PH domain-containing protein, giving the protein MGAASDDDLIDHGPADLARVLREPAHRVSPRAKLLWTCHGLLGGLLPVVPLAAWWWWDEERRRLSTWLVGIAVLLWLVEVVVRPRWSFAVHRWEVTDVAVVTRTGWWTQERRLAPISRVQTVDLERGPIARALRLATVTVTTASSAGAVKLEALDLAVAEELVAQLTRITAATPGDAT; this is encoded by the coding sequence ATGGGGGCCGCGTCGGATGACGACCTGATCGACCACGGACCGGCAGACCTCGCGCGGGTGCTGCGCGAGCCGGCGCACCGGGTGAGCCCGCGCGCCAAGCTGCTGTGGACCTGCCACGGGCTGCTCGGCGGGCTGCTGCCGGTGGTGCCGCTGGCCGCGTGGTGGTGGTGGGACGAGGAGCGACGCCGGCTCTCGACCTGGCTGGTCGGGATCGCCGTGCTGCTGTGGCTGGTGGAGGTCGTGGTGCGGCCACGGTGGTCCTTCGCGGTGCACCGGTGGGAGGTGACCGACGTTGCCGTCGTGACCCGCACCGGATGGTGGACCCAGGAGCGGCGGCTGGCGCCGATCTCGCGGGTGCAGACGGTCGACCTGGAGCGCGGCCCGATCGCCCGGGCGCTGCGCCTCGCCACGGTGACGGTGACCACCGCGTCCAGCGCGGGCGCGGTCAAGCTGGAGGCGCTGGACCTCGCCGTCGCCGAGGAGCTGGTCGCCCAGCTGACCCGCATCACCGCCGCCACGCCGGGGGACGCGACGTGA
- the glpK gene encoding glycerol kinase GlpK, giving the protein MSPNTQKYVMAIDQGTTSSRAILFDHSGRIVSTGQLEHEQIFPRAGWVEHDPKEIWRNVRQAVAQCLAASKDINSSNIVAVGITNQRETAVVWDKTTGEPVYNAIVWQDTRTDKICDELAQGDDDRFKERCGLPLATYFAGPKVKWILDNVDGAREKAERGDLLLGTTDSWVVWNMTGGVQGGVHVTDVTNASRTMLMNLDTLDWNPDICAAMGIPMSMLPEIKSSSEVYGEGRKGGFLVGVPIAGILGDQQAATFGQACFERGMAKNTYGTGCFMLMNTGEEVIHSRNGLLTTVCYKIGDNKPVYALEGSIAVAGSLVQWVRDNLGLIKDAVEIETLATTVDDNGGAYFVPAFSGLFAPYWKDDARGALVGLTRYVNKGHIARAVIESTAFQTREVAEAMAADAKDADIELTELKVDGGMTANETLMQFQADQLGVAVVRPQVAETTALGAAYAAGIAVGYWDGEQDVIDNWAEDARWEPQVDEDERERTYRLWQKAVTRTFDWVDDDVR; this is encoded by the coding sequence ATGAGCCCCAACACCCAAAAGTACGTCATGGCGATCGACCAGGGCACGACCAGCTCGCGCGCCATCCTCTTCGACCACTCGGGCCGGATCGTGAGCACCGGCCAGCTCGAGCACGAGCAGATCTTCCCACGGGCCGGGTGGGTGGAGCACGACCCCAAGGAGATCTGGCGCAACGTCCGGCAGGCCGTGGCCCAGTGCCTCGCCGCCTCCAAGGACATCAACAGCTCTAACATCGTCGCGGTCGGCATCACCAACCAGCGCGAGACCGCGGTCGTGTGGGACAAGACCACGGGCGAGCCGGTCTACAACGCGATCGTGTGGCAGGACACCCGCACCGACAAGATCTGCGACGAGCTCGCCCAGGGCGACGACGACCGCTTCAAGGAGCGCTGCGGCCTGCCGCTCGCGACCTACTTCGCCGGCCCCAAGGTCAAGTGGATCCTCGACAACGTCGACGGCGCTCGTGAGAAGGCCGAGCGCGGCGACCTGCTCCTCGGCACCACCGACTCGTGGGTCGTGTGGAACATGACGGGCGGAGTCCAGGGCGGCGTCCACGTCACCGACGTCACCAACGCCAGCCGCACGATGCTGATGAACCTCGACACCCTCGACTGGAACCCCGACATCTGTGCCGCGATGGGGATCCCGATGTCCATGCTCCCGGAGATCAAGAGCTCCTCCGAGGTCTACGGCGAGGGTCGGAAGGGTGGCTTCCTCGTCGGCGTGCCCATCGCCGGCATCCTCGGCGACCAGCAGGCCGCGACGTTCGGGCAGGCGTGCTTCGAGCGCGGCATGGCCAAGAACACCTACGGCACCGGCTGCTTCATGCTCATGAACACCGGCGAGGAGGTCATCCACTCCCGCAACGGCCTGCTCACGACGGTCTGCTACAAGATCGGCGACAACAAGCCCGTCTACGCCCTCGAGGGGTCGATCGCCGTGGCCGGCTCGCTCGTGCAGTGGGTCCGTGACAACCTCGGGCTGATCAAGGACGCCGTCGAGATCGAGACGCTCGCCACCACCGTCGACGACAACGGCGGCGCGTACTTCGTCCCGGCGTTCTCGGGGCTGTTCGCGCCGTACTGGAAGGACGACGCCCGCGGCGCCCTCGTGGGCCTGACGCGCTACGTCAACAAGGGGCACATCGCCCGCGCCGTGATCGAGTCCACGGCCTTCCAGACCCGCGAGGTCGCCGAGGCGATGGCGGCCGACGCCAAGGACGCCGACATCGAGCTCACCGAGCTCAAGGTCGACGGCGGCATGACCGCCAACGAGACCCTGATGCAGTTCCAGGCCGACCAGCTCGGCGTAGCAGTCGTCCGCCCCCAGGTCGCGGAGACGACCGCCCTCGGGGCGGCCTACGCGGCCGGCATCGCCGTGGGCTACTGGGACGGCGAGCAGGACGTCATCGACAACTGGGCCGAGGACGCCCGGTGGGAGCCCCAGGTCGACGAGGACGAGCGCGAGCGCACCTACCGCCTGTGGCAGAAGGCCGTGACCCGCACCTTCGACTGGGTGGACGACGACGTGCGTTGA
- a CDS encoding MIP/aquaporin family protein produces MPILLTAALAQAAIAAPPAEPVPLGTVFAHELLGTMILIVLGAGVVANALLPDSKGKGGGNLMINVGWGIGVMAGVYVAFKSGGHLNPAVTLGLWANGADFAPGVPAGATTALVYIAAQVLGAFLGAVLAWLAYRDHFDREAPAGDKLAIFATGPAIRSYGNNLITEVIATFVLVFVIVTFGQNPAQLGPLPVTLLVIGIGASLGGPTGYAINPARDLGPRIAHALLPIKGKGGSDWAYAWVPILGPVLGGVLAGVAATAFVG; encoded by the coding sequence ATGCCCATCTTGCTCACCGCTGCCCTCGCCCAGGCGGCGATCGCTGCGCCACCGGCCGAGCCCGTGCCGCTCGGCACGGTCTTCGCCCACGAGCTGCTGGGGACGATGATCCTCATCGTGCTCGGTGCGGGCGTGGTCGCCAACGCCCTGCTGCCCGACTCCAAGGGCAAGGGCGGCGGCAACCTGATGATCAACGTCGGGTGGGGCATCGGCGTCATGGCCGGCGTCTACGTCGCCTTCAAGTCGGGCGGGCACCTCAACCCCGCGGTGACCCTCGGCCTGTGGGCCAACGGCGCGGACTTCGCCCCCGGCGTCCCGGCCGGCGCCACGACCGCGCTCGTCTACATCGCCGCGCAGGTCCTCGGGGCCTTCCTCGGCGCGGTCCTGGCCTGGCTGGCCTATCGCGACCACTTCGACCGGGAGGCCCCCGCCGGCGACAAGCTCGCGATCTTCGCGACCGGCCCGGCCATCCGCAGCTATGGCAACAACCTGATCACCGAGGTCATCGCGACCTTCGTGCTCGTCTTCGTCATCGTCACCTTCGGGCAGAACCCCGCCCAGCTCGGTCCGCTGCCCGTCACCCTGCTGGTGATCGGCATCGGCGCCAGCCTCGGCGGGCCCACCGGCTACGCCATCAACCCCGCCCGCGACCTCGGCCCCCGCATCGCCCACGCCCTGCTCCCGATCAAGGGCAAGGGTGGCAGCGACTGGGCCTATGCCTGGGTCCCCATCCTCGGACCCGTGCTCGGCGGCGTCCTCGCCGGTGTCGCCGCCACGGCGTTCGTCGGCTGA
- a CDS encoding glycerol-3-phosphate dehydrogenase/oxidase, which translates to MTTTATTALTAQSRAAALEEMASGEPLDLLVVGGGVTGAGIVLDAASRGLRVGIVEAEDWASGTSQWSSKLVHGGLRYLYQLNFALVAEALKERGLLLTTLAPHLVKAQPFLWPLKLPVVERSYSAVGVGMYDALALAGAKGTKTVPLQKHYTRQGAQELFPDIRDDALTGAIRFYDARVDDARLVIDLVRTAAGYGALAATRTRVTSFVKDDAGRVVGAEVHDAEGDRDLTIRAHRVVAAAGVWTEDVEAMTGSDQGLKVLASKGIHIVVPKERIQGETGLFLRTEKSVLFVIPWERYWVIGTTDTPWEQDLRNPVATAEDIDYVLEQANSVLARPLTRDDIIGTYAGLRPLLQPHRGSGGSSTKVSREHTVAEVAPGLWSIAGGKLTTYRVMAEDAVDVALGEEAAEANPSVTEHTPLVGAAGFDAYRHQAPRIAAAYGWSAEQVEHLLSRYGAELPALLALVDADASLGEPLATAPAYLRVEAAFAVTHEGALHLEDILMHRIRLHYETRDRGVSALEEIGSIAAPLLGWDDDDLAREQAAYRARVAGEAAAEQERTDAAASAARAQVTGEALPASS; encoded by the coding sequence ATGACGACGACAGCGACGACGGCACTGACCGCACAGAGCCGGGCGGCAGCCCTGGAGGAGATGGCGAGCGGGGAGCCCCTGGACCTGCTCGTGGTCGGCGGTGGCGTCACCGGCGCGGGCATCGTGCTGGACGCCGCGAGCCGGGGCCTGCGCGTCGGCATCGTCGAGGCCGAGGACTGGGCCTCCGGCACCTCCCAGTGGTCCTCCAAGCTGGTCCACGGCGGCCTGCGCTACCTCTACCAGCTCAACTTCGCACTCGTGGCCGAGGCCCTCAAGGAGCGCGGCCTGCTGCTCACGACCCTCGCCCCGCACCTGGTCAAGGCCCAGCCCTTCCTGTGGCCCCTCAAGCTGCCGGTCGTCGAGAGGTCCTACAGCGCCGTGGGGGTGGGGATGTATGACGCCCTCGCGCTCGCCGGGGCCAAGGGCACCAAGACCGTCCCGCTGCAGAAGCACTACACGCGCCAGGGCGCCCAGGAGCTCTTCCCCGACATCCGCGACGACGCGCTGACCGGCGCGATCCGCTTCTACGACGCCCGCGTCGACGACGCCCGCCTGGTCATCGACCTGGTCCGCACCGCCGCCGGGTATGGCGCGCTCGCGGCCACCCGCACGCGAGTCACCTCCTTCGTCAAGGACGACGCGGGACGGGTCGTGGGGGCCGAGGTGCACGACGCCGAGGGCGACCGCGACCTGACGATCCGCGCGCACCGGGTGGTCGCCGCCGCCGGAGTCTGGACCGAGGACGTCGAGGCGATGACGGGCTCCGACCAGGGCCTGAAGGTGCTGGCGTCCAAGGGGATCCACATCGTCGTGCCCAAGGAGCGGATCCAGGGGGAGACCGGGCTGTTCCTGCGCACCGAGAAGTCCGTGCTGTTCGTCATCCCCTGGGAGCGCTACTGGGTCATCGGCACGACCGACACCCCGTGGGAGCAGGACCTGCGCAACCCGGTGGCCACCGCCGAGGACATCGACTACGTCCTCGAGCAGGCCAACTCGGTGCTGGCCCGTCCCCTGACCCGCGACGACATCATCGGCACGTATGCCGGGCTGCGCCCCCTCCTGCAGCCCCACCGCGGCAGCGGCGGGTCCTCCACCAAGGTGTCCCGCGAGCACACCGTGGCCGAGGTCGCCCCGGGGCTGTGGTCGATCGCCGGCGGCAAGCTGACGACCTATCGCGTCATGGCCGAGGACGCCGTCGACGTCGCGCTGGGCGAGGAGGCGGCCGAGGCCAACCCGTCCGTCACCGAGCACACGCCGCTGGTCGGCGCGGCCGGGTTCGACGCCTACCGCCACCAGGCTCCGCGCATCGCCGCCGCCTACGGGTGGAGCGCCGAGCAGGTCGAGCACCTGCTGTCCCGCTACGGCGCAGAGCTCCCGGCCCTGCTGGCCCTCGTCGACGCCGACGCCTCCCTGGGGGAGCCGCTCGCGACCGCGCCCGCCTACCTGCGGGTGGAGGCGGCGTTCGCCGTCACCCACGAGGGCGCGCTGCACCTCGAGGACATCCTCATGCACCGCATCCGGCTGCACTACGAGACCCGCGACCGGGGCGTCAGCGCTCTCGAAGAGATCGGCTCGATCGCCGCACCGCTGCTCGGCTGGGATGACGACGACCTCGCGCGGGAGCAGGCGGCCTACCGCGCCCGCGTGGCGGGCGAGGCCGCGGCGGAGCAGGAGCGGACCGACGCCGCCGCCTCCGCGGCCCGCGCCCAGGTCACCGGCGAGGCGCTGCCGGCCTCGTCCTGA
- a CDS encoding sugar-binding transcriptional regulator, translated as MNDREAMLRAAQLYYLHDQTMDAIAGDLGVSRSTVSRLLSRARTDGIVQITVAAPDDPSDQMARALHDAVGVTAYVVPVHPAASDPQRLDAVARRAAGLIGEWFGDHMTLGVAWGTTTSAIAGYLAPHTLTGSVVVQLNGAANARTSGVRYMTQLLDRFATAYGADLYYFPAPAFFDFAATREALWQESAVRRILELRRTCDIAVFSVGAFRGRLLSQVYSSGYLRADEVAELAAQHVVGDVATHFLRQDGTYADIALNRRASGPSPAELRRVNRRLCVVAGDNKIQGTLGALRAGVVSDLVIDERTAGGLIALLSS; from the coding sequence GTGAACGATCGTGAGGCGATGCTGCGGGCCGCCCAGCTGTACTACCTGCACGACCAGACGATGGACGCCATCGCCGGAGATCTCGGCGTCTCCCGGTCCACGGTGTCCCGGCTGCTGTCCCGGGCGAGGACGGACGGGATCGTGCAGATCACCGTGGCCGCACCCGACGACCCGAGCGACCAGATGGCCCGGGCTCTGCACGACGCCGTCGGCGTGACCGCCTACGTGGTGCCGGTCCACCCCGCGGCCAGCGACCCGCAGCGGCTCGACGCCGTGGCGCGGCGGGCGGCCGGGCTGATCGGTGAGTGGTTCGGCGACCACATGACCCTGGGGGTCGCGTGGGGCACCACCACCTCGGCCATCGCCGGCTACCTGGCGCCCCACACCCTGACGGGCAGCGTCGTCGTGCAGCTCAACGGCGCCGCCAACGCCCGCACCTCGGGGGTGCGCTACATGACGCAGCTGCTCGACCGCTTCGCCACGGCGTACGGCGCGGACCTGTACTACTTCCCCGCGCCGGCGTTCTTCGACTTCGCCGCCACCCGGGAGGCGCTGTGGCAGGAGAGCGCCGTCCGCCGCATCCTCGAGCTGCGCCGGACCTGCGACATCGCGGTGTTCAGCGTCGGGGCGTTCCGCGGTCGGCTGCTGTCGCAGGTCTACTCGTCGGGCTACCTGCGCGCCGACGAGGTCGCGGAGCTCGCGGCCCAGCACGTGGTCGGTGACGTCGCCACCCACTTCCTGCGCCAGGACGGGACGTATGCCGACATCGCCCTCAACCGCCGCGCGTCCGGCCCCTCCCCCGCCGAGCTGCGCCGCGTGAACCGGCGGCTGTGCGTGGTCGCCGGTGACAACAAGATCCAGGGGACGTTGGGGGCGCTGCGCGCCGGCGTGGTGTCCGACCTGGTGATCGACGAGCGGACGGCCGGTGGGCTGATCGCGCTGCTGTCCTCGTGA
- a CDS encoding GNAT family N-acetyltransferase, whose translation MAPWPIRLTGALRDGTPVLLRELRRRDQREWLALRRASWEWLRPWEPTLARPGQTARPYPAYLRHQTREARAGRLMPWAIEVEGQLCGAVTVSQVFEGALWGASAGYWVAPTHAGRGIAPLALALACDHALTDRALHRIEINIRPDNHKSLAVAHKLGFRDEGLRERYLHIDGAWRDHRTFAITTEDLGGATLQSRLHAHAASVNPPTHPGG comes from the coding sequence ATGGCGCCCTGGCCGATCCGCCTCACCGGCGCCCTGCGCGACGGCACGCCCGTGCTGCTGCGCGAGCTACGGCGCCGCGACCAGCGCGAGTGGCTGGCGCTGCGTCGGGCGAGCTGGGAGTGGCTGCGGCCCTGGGAGCCGACGCTCGCGCGCCCCGGGCAGACCGCCCGCCCCTACCCGGCCTACCTGCGGCACCAGACGCGCGAGGCCCGCGCCGGGCGGCTGATGCCGTGGGCCATCGAGGTCGAGGGGCAGCTGTGCGGGGCCGTCACCGTGTCGCAGGTCTTCGAGGGGGCACTGTGGGGCGCGTCGGCCGGCTACTGGGTCGCGCCGACCCACGCCGGGCGCGGCATCGCCCCGCTGGCGCTGGCGCTGGCCTGCGACCACGCGCTGACCGACCGCGCGCTGCACCGCATCGAGATCAACATCCGCCCCGACAACCACAAGTCGCTGGCCGTGGCCCACAAGCTCGGCTTCCGTGACGAGGGGCTGCGCGAGCGCTACCTGCACATCGACGGGGCCTGGCGGGACCACCGCACCTTCGCGATCACCACCGAGGACCTGGGCGGTGCGACCCTGCAGTCGCGACTGCATGCTCATGCAGCCTCTGTCAATCCGCCGACACACCCCGGCGGTTGA
- a CDS encoding MogA/MoaB family molybdenum cofactor biosynthesis protein, with amino-acid sequence MAHGRGDGRGDGAGETPQRHGVVITASTRAAAGVYDDRTGPMIVAALRSWCLVTPDPVVVPDGDAVGDAIRAAVAAGADLVVTTGGTGLSPTDATPEVTRAVLDREVPGIAEAIRAAGTAQGVPTAALSRGLAGLAGRTLVVNLPGSTGGVRDGLAVLAPIVPHALDQLRGGDH; translated from the coding sequence GTGGCCCACGGCAGGGGAGACGGCAGGGGCGACGGCGCCGGAGAGACTCCGCAGCGTCACGGCGTCGTCATCACCGCGTCCACGCGCGCGGCAGCCGGCGTCTACGACGACCGCACCGGCCCGATGATCGTCGCCGCGCTGCGGTCCTGGTGTCTGGTGACCCCGGACCCGGTGGTGGTGCCGGATGGTGACGCGGTGGGGGACGCCATACGGGCCGCGGTCGCGGCGGGCGCCGACCTCGTCGTCACGACCGGGGGCACCGGGCTGTCGCCGACCGACGCCACGCCCGAGGTGACCCGCGCGGTGCTCGACCGCGAGGTGCCCGGCATCGCCGAGGCGATCCGGGCGGCCGGGACGGCCCAGGGCGTCCCCACCGCCGCGCTGTCCCGCGGCCTCGCCGGGCTGGCCGGTCGCACGCTGGTCGTCAACCTGCCCGGCTCGACCGGCGGCGTGCGGGACGGGCTCGCGGTGCTGGCCCCGATCGTGCCGCACGCCCTGGACCAGCTCCGCGGCGGCGACCACTGA
- the moaC gene encoding cyclic pyranopterin monophosphate synthase MoaC — protein MVDVSAKAVTAREASARGRVLLGAPAVAALRGGTVPKGDALAVARIAGIQAVKRTPELIPLAHPIAVHAVAVDLEVADDGVDIAATVRTADRTGIEMEALTAVSVAALALVDMVKAVDKHARITDVRVTAKSGGRSGDWSE, from the coding sequence ATGGTCGACGTGTCGGCCAAGGCGGTCACCGCCCGGGAGGCCAGCGCTCGCGGTCGGGTGCTGCTCGGGGCCCCCGCGGTGGCGGCGCTGCGCGGCGGGACTGTGCCCAAGGGGGACGCCCTGGCCGTCGCCCGCATCGCCGGCATCCAGGCGGTCAAGCGCACCCCCGAGCTGATCCCGCTCGCGCACCCGATCGCGGTCCACGCGGTGGCGGTCGACCTCGAGGTCGCCGACGACGGCGTCGACATCGCGGCCACCGTGCGCACCGCCGACCGCACCGGCATCGAGATGGAGGCGCTCACCGCGGTGAGCGTGGCTGCCCTCGCGCTCGTCGACATGGTCAAGGCCGTCGACAAGCACGCCCGCATCACCGACGTGCGCGTCACCGCGAAGTCCGGTGGCCGGTCGGGGGACTGGTCCGAGTGA